The Malus domestica chromosome 10, GDT2T_hap1 genome contains a region encoding:
- the LOC114827606 gene encoding tubulin alpha chain-like isoform X2 produces the protein MRECISIHIGQAGIQVGNACWELYCLEHGIQPDGQMPSDKSVGGGDDAFNTFFSETGAGKHVPRAVFVDLEPTVIDEVRTGTYRQLFHPEQLISGKEDAANNFARGHYTIGKEIVDLCLDRIRKLADNCTGLQGFLVFNAVGGGTGSGLGSLLLERLSVDYGKKSKLGFTVYPSPQVSTSVVEPYNSVLSTHSLLEHTDVAVLLDNEAIYDICRRSLDIERPTYTNLNRLVSQVISSLTASLRFDGALNVDVTEFQTNLVPYPRIHFMLSSYAPVISAEKAYHEQLSVAEITNSAFEPSSMMAKCDPRHGKYMACCLMYRGDVVPKDVNAAVATIKTKRTIQFVDWCPTGFKCGINYQPPTVVPGGDLAKVQRAVCMISNSTSVAEVKESSLKPVRTLLPLRRIMKKLVPRLMKARTMVKTSTKRFKLKFLSFVIVLV, from the exons ATGAGGGAGTGCATTTCGATCCACATCGGCCAGGCTGGTATCCAGGTCGGCAATGCCTGCTGGGAGCTTTACTGCCTTGAGCATGGCATCCAG CCTGATGGCCAAATGCCTAGTGACAAGTCCGTCGGTGGAGGTGATGATGCCTTCAACACCTTCTTTAGTGAAACTGGAGCTGGAAAGCATGTGCCTCGCGCTGTGTTTGTTGATCTTGAGCCCACTGTCATTGATGAAGTGAGGACCGGAACTTACCGCCAGCTCTTCCACCCTGAGCAACTCATTAGTGGCAAGGAAGATGCTGCCAACAACTTTGCCCGTGGTCACTACACCATCGGCAAGGAGATTGTTGATCTCTGCTTGGACCGCATCCGTAAACTTGCTGACAACTGCACTGGGCTTCAAGGGTTCCTTGTTTTCAATGCTGTTGGTGGAGGAACTGGCTCTGGTCTTGGGTCCCTTCTTTTGGAGCGTCTCTCTGTTGACTATGGAAAGAAGTCAAAGCTTGGGTTCACCGTGTATCCATCTCCACAGGTTTCTACATCTGTGGTTGAGCCCTACAACAGTGTCCTCTCAACCCACTCCCTCCTGGAACACACTGATGTTGCAGTGCTCCTTGACAACGAGGCTATCTATGATATCTGCAGGCGCTCTCTTGACATTGAGCGACCCACCTACACCAACCTCAACCGCCTTGTGTCTCAG GTAATTTCCTCTTTGACTGCTTCTCTGAGGTTCGATGGTGCACTTAATGTGGACGTGACTGAATTCCAGACCAACTTGGTCCCATACCCCAGAATCCACTTTATGCTTTCCTCATATGCACCGGTCATCTCTGCAGAGAAGGCGTACCATGAACAACTCTCTGTGGCTGAAATCACCAACAGTGCCTTCGAGCCCTCATCCATGATGGCAAAGTGTGATCCCCGCCACGGCAAATACATGGCCTGCTGTCTGATGTATCGTGGTGACGTTGTACCCAAGGATGTGAATGCTGCTGTTGCCACGATCAAGACCAAGCGTACCATTCAGTTTGTGGACTGGTGCCCTACTGGATTCAAGTGCGGCATCAACTACCAGCCACCTACTGTTGTCCCAGGAGGCGACCTTGCGAAGGTGCAGAGGGCCGTGTGCATGATCTCCAACTCGACCAGTGTTGCTGAGGT GAAGGAGAGTTCTCTGAAGCCCGTGAGGACCTTGCTGCCCTTGAGAAGGATTATGAAGAAGTTGGTGCCGAGGCTGATGAAGGCGAGGACGATGGTGAAGACGAGTACTAAACGTTTCAAACTGAAGTTTCTATCGTTTGTTATTGTTCTAGTCTGA
- the LOC114827606 gene encoding tubulin alpha chain-like isoform X1, whose translation MRECISIHIGQAGIQVGNACWELYCLEHGIQPDGQMPSDKSVGGGDDAFNTFFSETGAGKHVPRAVFVDLEPTVIDEVRTGTYRQLFHPEQLISGKEDAANNFARGHYTIGKEIVDLCLDRIRKLADNCTGLQGFLVFNAVGGGTGSGLGSLLLERLSVDYGKKSKLGFTVYPSPQVSTSVVEPYNSVLSTHSLLEHTDVAVLLDNEAIYDICRRSLDIERPTYTNLNRLVSQVISSLTASLRFDGALNVDVTEFQTNLVPYPRIHFMLSSYAPVISAEKAYHEQLSVAEITNSAFEPSSMMAKCDPRHGKYMACCLMYRGDVVPKDVNAAVATIKTKRTIQFVDWCPTGFKCGINYQPPTVVPGGDLAKVQRAVCMISNSTSVAEVFSRIDHKFDLMYAKRAFVHWYVGEGMEEGEFSEAREDLAALEKDYEEVGAEADEGEDDGEDEY comes from the exons ATGAGGGAGTGCATTTCGATCCACATCGGCCAGGCTGGTATCCAGGTCGGCAATGCCTGCTGGGAGCTTTACTGCCTTGAGCATGGCATCCAG CCTGATGGCCAAATGCCTAGTGACAAGTCCGTCGGTGGAGGTGATGATGCCTTCAACACCTTCTTTAGTGAAACTGGAGCTGGAAAGCATGTGCCTCGCGCTGTGTTTGTTGATCTTGAGCCCACTGTCATTGATGAAGTGAGGACCGGAACTTACCGCCAGCTCTTCCACCCTGAGCAACTCATTAGTGGCAAGGAAGATGCTGCCAACAACTTTGCCCGTGGTCACTACACCATCGGCAAGGAGATTGTTGATCTCTGCTTGGACCGCATCCGTAAACTTGCTGACAACTGCACTGGGCTTCAAGGGTTCCTTGTTTTCAATGCTGTTGGTGGAGGAACTGGCTCTGGTCTTGGGTCCCTTCTTTTGGAGCGTCTCTCTGTTGACTATGGAAAGAAGTCAAAGCTTGGGTTCACCGTGTATCCATCTCCACAGGTTTCTACATCTGTGGTTGAGCCCTACAACAGTGTCCTCTCAACCCACTCCCTCCTGGAACACACTGATGTTGCAGTGCTCCTTGACAACGAGGCTATCTATGATATCTGCAGGCGCTCTCTTGACATTGAGCGACCCACCTACACCAACCTCAACCGCCTTGTGTCTCAG GTAATTTCCTCTTTGACTGCTTCTCTGAGGTTCGATGGTGCACTTAATGTGGACGTGACTGAATTCCAGACCAACTTGGTCCCATACCCCAGAATCCACTTTATGCTTTCCTCATATGCACCGGTCATCTCTGCAGAGAAGGCGTACCATGAACAACTCTCTGTGGCTGAAATCACCAACAGTGCCTTCGAGCCCTCATCCATGATGGCAAAGTGTGATCCCCGCCACGGCAAATACATGGCCTGCTGTCTGATGTATCGTGGTGACGTTGTACCCAAGGATGTGAATGCTGCTGTTGCCACGATCAAGACCAAGCGTACCATTCAGTTTGTGGACTGGTGCCCTACTGGATTCAAGTGCGGCATCAACTACCAGCCACCTACTGTTGTCCCAGGAGGCGACCTTGCGAAGGTGCAGAGGGCCGTGTGCATGATCTCCAACTCGACCAGTGTTGCTGAGGTGTTCTCCAGAATCGACCACAAGTTTGATCTCATGTATGCCAAGCGTGCCTTTGTGCACTGGTATGTGGGTGAGGGTATGGAGGAAGGAGAGTTCTCTGAAGCCCGTGAGGACCTTGCTGCCCTTGAGAAGGATTATGAAGAAGTTGGTGCCGAGGCTGATGAAGGCGAGGACGATGGTGAAGACGAGTACTAA